Proteins found in one Ischnura elegans chromosome 11, ioIscEleg1.1, whole genome shotgun sequence genomic segment:
- the LOC124167595 gene encoding tigger transposable element-derived protein 6-like, with amino-acid sequence MPPKRKQFTLEQKIAILKDVDTGMKKLDVAKKYDISPSSLTTILKKRNKIEKSTMFNAVNPMRKRLRAATYDKVDEATFKWFLQIRSLNIPVTGTLICQKAKQLAVTLGEDGFCASQGWLEKFRTRHNILCKGISGEEMSAPADAIAQWQSGKLKEIMASFPPKNIFNADETALMYRLLPERTMAVKTDKCKGGKKAKDRITVLLCCHADGTEML; translated from the coding sequence ATGCCACcaaaaagaaagcaattcactCTCGAgcagaaaattgccattttaaaagACGTTGACACGGGAATGAAGAAATTGGACGTGGCCAAGAAGTACGACATATCGCCGTCTTCAttgacaacaattttaaaaaagagaaacaaaatagaaaaaagcaCCATGTTCAACGCTGTGAATCCCATGAGGAAGCGATTACGGGCCGCAACTTACGACAAGGTTGATGAAGCaacatttaaatggtttttacaaATACGAAGTTTGAATATCCCTGTCACTGGAACTCTAATTTGCCAGAAAGCCAAGCAATTGGCCGTGACTTTAGGTGAAGACGGATTTTGCGCATCACAAGGCTGGCTTGAAAAGTTTCGCACTCGCCACAATATTTTGTGCAAGGGAATATCAGGAGAAGAGATGTCTGCACCGGCTGATGCCATTGCTCAGTGGCAGAGTGGAAAATTAAAGGAGATTATGGCgagttttcccccgaaaaatatattcaacgccGACGAGACGGCTTTAATGTATCGGCTGCTACCTGAGAGGACAATGGCTGTAAAAACAGATAAATGTAAAGGTGGGAAAAAGGCAAAAGATCGCATCACTGTCCTTCTCTGCTGTCATGCAGATGGGACTGAGATGCTATGA